ttggtcccttacgtttattttaggtttcaatttggtcccttacgtttaaaaagtatcaatttggtctcttacgtttattttaaatgtaagggaccaaatgtgtagttaagccttttctttttttctgaATTTTCTTCAGACCACATTAGAGGGTTTGAGCTAGGGCATTGTTTCACTCATTCCATGTCTTAATAAAGTAGGCTCATGAACAAGTCTGCTGATCTGCTCTTAGCATAATGGTTTGGGGCACCAGAGGCTGTTGTTGTGTGGCCATCCTGAAGTGGCTGAAGTTCAATATATTGCAGAAGAATTGAAATTATAATTCTAAAGCTAAATTCCAGCTTTGCTGTGATAAAGAAGCctcaacataattttttttttatctttgctTCATTTAATAACAATGTTGATGGAGTGTACAAACATGAGATAAAAGATCAAAAAGGACACATGGTAGTGTATTGTATAAATTGTTAAGAGATCTAAAACCATTTATGTACATTCATGTAATATATTATAGTTTAGGATGATCAGTTCTTCTATTCTTGATATGGTAGTAGAACTTCATTTGCTTTTTACCAAACTATTTGTACAAACTCCACACTCTTATTTACTAAACTTTAAGCAATGTATATGTCAGCCCGCTGCAGAAGTTATTGGATTCAGAATGGGAGAACTAAGAGGGCTTTCAAGATGGCGTGCACGATATCACGGCATTGGCTTGGATGAACCACTCATTAGCAATGCAACAGAAAAGGCTGGTATGCTACTTGTACAAGTTGAACGATTTATGAGGGTTCTTTCATCTGTCTTGCAGCAGGTGTGCCTTTGAAATGGATCTTACAAGGTTTAACTTTATTATTTCCAATGTATGGTCGTTACTAATAAGATTTATCAGTCTGATTCATTATTGTTTTCAGCTATATATTCTTATAgagtttcaataaaatataagtTATGTTTCTAGAGAAAACACAGGAAAAATTATGGACATATTCTGGCTAAAATTTCCTGAAGATTGCTAAATTTACTAAGACATGTTAATCAGCATAACTTTCAAGTGCCTCTTTTGGCATCTGGTGAAACCACAAAATTACTTTTGTCTTGAAAAGTTTGTACTATCTTCTTACTGTACTATAAGAACACATATTCTGACATCATTTcttaacaaaataatttcaaaagatGTCCATGTCTACATTTTTGTAAAAGCATGTTCTGtctgataattttattttgtttgtttgcttgcTCACATATCCTCAATCAGTATTCAAACTTCTTCAACTGGCTATTAAAGTGCATAAAATTACTCATGTCAGAACCAAGTGACCAGCTTCTTCCATATAACAGGTTGTCTTGCCATTCCTAATTGTTTGTGTTGGAGgtgttatgttatttttcttattttacttttgGTTTTGGCAGTGAACTTGTTATTATATTTCTGAAGTGTCTGTATGAACAAGATCCAGTAAAGCAACTGCTAGAAATATCAGAAACAGATTATGATGTTGAAATTgatttgtaagttttttttgtctaaCCGCAATCCATTTGATATTTATCCAAATTTATTGTTAATTTGAACTGTACATTCTTGTCATATCTTTGTTGTGGTGTTGACTCAACTGTATAGCTTGTACAAGTTATGATGTTATTGACACTTCACGCATAACTCTAGGAAACAAGATATGATTAAGTGGCAATTTAAAGTTATAAtgctttataattttttaaaactaaaccAGGTATTTGTGAtggaatttcaattttaaacctCAGCTACTgctattaatattttttctccCTGATAAAAGAGGAAATGGTATTTGACAAGAGAAAATGAGCATTTAAAGAGTATTTCTCCGCATAGGCCGATTCCTCCGCTTGAACCTGTGGCCACTTATTCACATTGTAACAACATAAAGGCATTTGTCGGACTTCCTAAGGGTACTAGCAAGAAAAGTGTTTTCTTGATTTTGGAGCATAAACAATTAACTAAATTTAGtatttacaaaaaaacaaagtttaaaATCCAAATCCCTTCTATCTGTAGAAGACGAATGGTGAACAAAGTATAGTATAGCCAACCAAGAGTTGGGTCTAGTTTTGAAGATTCTCTATCAGCAGGATTTCATAAATTAGGTAATATTCTGGAGAGAGTTGAAGTTGCTAATGGGGTTTTTACATAAATTAGGTACAGAATATAAAAAAAGGATGATTCCCAACCTGTATATGCTTGAAATGATTTCCAGTAAGTTATGGAATGTCATGTAGatggttttgtaaaatataTTGACTTGTTTTACAATAGTGGACTTCTGTTAGTATGATTGTTGGCTTCattctaattttaaatattattttgttgaaATCTTCAGGGAGACAGCAGAAAGAGTTAGAGAATTAGTTCAGTTTGGGGGATTTTCCGACACTGAATATCTTAGGAGGAATTTGGCTAAAGAATTTCAACAGTTGGAGTTAAGGTATATATGTGTCCTTTCATCATTCCCGGTTAGATAAGGCTTTAGTTGTTAGTTTTCCCTGTTAATTGCGCTCATCTACCCTGTTAATGATGataatacataaattattatgaACTGATTACAAAGAATCTTGAGATTTTTTTGTTGcacaaaacaatatttttcatactGTCTAGACAGGCTTATTTCATaatgaaaaggaaaacaagATTATTCTCAGTTGTTTTGCGTCGAAAGTATTGGCAGAGATGAACTCCAAAACATTATACTCTACCAGTTTAGATGCTGAGCTTGAAAGTATACCATCTTAAAATAGTACCCATGAAACAAGTTTCTTTTCCTGTTTAGAAATTGATTTTCCTAAAAAATCTGCCAATTATTGctcagaaagaaagaaaaaagtcaaGTCATCTAAATACCGAAGATATCTTTTTCACATTGTTCTAGTTACATCTCTTGATTGTTCAGATTTTTATTGTGACTTTACTGTACTTCAGCTTTAAAGATGCCTTTCAAATGCCTTTTACGACAATCTCTAGAAAGATACTTTGTGAGGATTTATTACCGCTGTTTCCTCTTCCATCTTTGCCAcaagcatcatcatcatcatcatcatcattgacGAGAATTCCCACTTCAATATCATATTATGAGGTACTTATTACAGATTGACCATTTTgctaatttttaatatttctaaTCCAGGGAATAAGAGGCCTCACTGTGTTATATATTTCGATTCTTATCTGAGTTTGATGTCAGTGTGTTTCAAATTCTATTAAAACGCTGTATTCTTATTTTCTTTCTGTAGGATTCCTCCAGAGCTTCTTCGTCGCATTACACCGGTCAACATCAAGTTATTGATTACTTATCTTTTCAAGTACCTGATGAGTCTTTCTCAGATATTGAAAATTGCATATGCATAGTCAGAGGATTTATGCATAACTCAGACTGTCTAAAGAAGGGGTATAGTTCTTTGGAAGCTGTACTGTTATGTGTTCCTGTTGATTATAAATGTGTCGATCTGTCATTGTATAAGGTAAATTcttgaaaattataaatattccaAACATTTCTACTCCCAATTTTCAACCTCACACAATCTcaatatttgttattttgaaaatgtgtTGTTTGATACAGGATAGTCAACTTGTCTTGCTACTAAACAAAGATAATAATACATCAGAAAGTGCCGGAGATGGTTGTATGATGATTCTGGAAGCAAGTGATCTCCCATATGTCTCTCTATCAAGATCTGCGTTTGTAGACGTCTGGAGGTTACAAGAACTGAAGGTAAGTCATACTAATAAGTCTGTTGTTTTCATTGTATATGGCATATGTTAGGATATCTGTTGCCAACTCTTTATATATTATCTAGCCATAGAATTTCAAGTTAACTGAAGgtaatattataaattcaaaGTACATCGTATGCTTAACATTTTAAGCAATAAGCACCCTTTAGACCACTCTTGTTCCTGAAGAGAAACAGCACATCCTGTTTTCTTCTGTATAGTTCTTTTACTCGTTACAAGACCAACAGGAAAGAAAGAGCGAATGAAAACGAGAAACTAATATTTTGAACCTCACTAATGTAAATATTTTCCTAAATTATGGCGTTCATGATTCTGTGAGTTGAGTTTAAACTGTTATGGCCCATGAATGATTCTCGTCTACAACACCTCATCAACCTTGTTTACTACCCTATTTTCTTTGATAGTATGAAATAGTTAATGATAACCAGTAACCACAACCATGTAAGGTAAGACCTGGCTCATCAACTTATAATAGGCATCCTAGCGATAGGAACTAGCGAAAGAATTATGgacataaaaatttcaaatattgaCTACCGACTACAATACTAGAATTCCACCGAACagattgattgatattttaggAACTGCATTtgattattttgaaaaagtattCCATTTCCTTTCCTGCTCGAAACAACCATGAGTTAATGTCAATATGTGCGATTTCCATTTAATAAATTTCACTAATATGAATAACTTATCAATATCCTTTTTGAAGCTATATCTAATGTTTGTATTCCATTAGTCATATTGTTTTGTGATTATGATCACGTAGGAATCTGCCGCTATCCTGCACATAGGGGATGAGAAAGCTCGTACGATCCCTCACTGTGTAATTGCTCCCTTGGCAGTTAGTGGTAAGTGCTCtctttttggcttaaatgcataACAATTTTCAGAACAATCTGCCTAGCTGAAGTTCCTCGGGCATAACAAATGAATGAATAACATATACCATGTCAATTGTATATATACTCTACTTGTACTCAGACCACAAAATATCTCGCAAATTTTATTAGATGCAATATATTTGGTCTATGAACTAATATCATAGTCTAGTGTTGGTCATTATTTTTTGTTCAGCTTAATGCTATACATACATATTGCGGATACAAGACATAGTGCATACAAGAACTCCTGTAGTCCAATTGCAGAATGCTTAAGAAAAGTCAATAAAATTCAGGATAATGGTTTTATCTATAGCtagtttttgttaaaatttgtcAATAGTTGGAATTAAATTGgagataaataaattttgacgTATTAGAATTGTAATTGATGTGGGTATTGGTATATCTTAGTATAAGCCATTCACCTGGTCAATACTGACTCAGTTGTTACTTTTATGTCTTGCTAACAGCTTCAAGAGGCGTGGCTTGTGTATTTGCTGCAAGAAAGCGTGCCTTGGTCTACATTTTGGAGGAAGATGAAGACGAGGTCTCTGATGCAGAATAGTTCTCTTCTTAGCATTtagttttgttatttatttatttatttgaagagGGAGGAGGGGTGGGGTGTTGGATAATCAGTTGCCATTTTCTTAATAGTTATTGAAATATTGTTGTATCATGTCCATATTCTTTATTAGCGAACTAGAATGTTCACCCGTGCAGGGAACTATTTTTGTGCAGTAAATATTTATTCCCATCTACAAAGAATTCACAATGCTTAGAATGAAACAATAGAATAATGGTATGCataatttgaagtttgaacattAATGTGGAGCAGCTTGAACTCCTTAATGCTATACATATTTTCCTATCTTCTTTCCCTCGAAGATATCCTTAAATATACAGAAAAATATAT
This portion of the Trifolium pratense cultivar HEN17-A07 linkage group LG3, ARS_RC_1.1, whole genome shotgun sequence genome encodes:
- the LOC123916622 gene encoding anaphase-promoting complex subunit 4 codes for the protein METDESCRVLPFQLQFDKPLASQVKIAEWNPEKDLLAMVSDDSKILLHRFNWQRLWTITPGRCVSSLCWRPDGKAIAVGLDDGTLSLYDVENGKLLRSLKSHCAAIICLNWEEDSHVIPDDHCHTSKYEDRTSRFFPPAPKVPRMPGLVSGDNGFMDDGDDSFEELSNSSHQRFNVLCSGDKDGNICFSIFGIFPIGKTNIHNLTFPTSSDGAERSKRLLNASIHKVALSKDLCRLIVMCSGDLVKVVDDLDVIQMAGHNEHGLHCLALNTAIFWNRKNELHQVAQQASNIEDLTEVVRASLSVMSRQWSDAMHTFKEKFNSLSTLITDHGLDSSPQEEFLSLLGGARTSPAVHQFLVNTLGEAGVKRISKVLCGAGKELQRIVLEHLQPAAEVIGFRMGELRGLSRWRARYHGIGLDEPLISNATEKAGMLLVQVERFMRVLSSVLQQYSNFFNWLLKCIKLLMSEPSDQLLPYNSELVIIFLKCLYEQDPVKQLLEISETDYDVEIDLETAERVRELVQFGGFSDTEYLRRNLAKEFQQLELSFKDAFQMPFTTISRKILCEDLLPLFPLPSLPQASSSSSSSLTRIPTSISYYEDSSRASSSHYTGQHQVIDYLSFQVPDESFSDIENCICIVRGFMHNSDCLKKGYSSLEAVLLCVPVDYKCVDLSLYKDSQLVLLLNKDNNTSESAGDGCMMILEASDLPYVSLSRSAFVDVWRLQELKESAAILHIGDEKARTIPHCVIAPLAVSASRGVACVFAARKRALVYILEEDEDEVSDAE